The nucleotide window TTAATAGAAGCGCAACAAGATAGTGCAGGTATGCAACAGTCCTTTTCTTAATTTATTAAAGATCTCGATACACTATTTTAAGCAATTTCATGTATTTAAAATCAATTATCATATTTGATAATATATCAAATATGATATATTATAGAGATATACAGAGAGTGATAGGAGTTTCTATGAAAAAATATGAAATAGAGTTCTATGAAGATAAGAAAGGCCAAAGTCAAATAGTTAATTGGATTAAAGAACTGGATAGTAACCCGACTAAAGAAAATAAATCCACCTTAAAAAAGCTTTATTATCAAATGGAACGTCTGGAATATGACGGAACTTTTATAGGAGAGCCTCTTGTTAAACAGATTGAGGGTAAAATTTGGGAATTACGCCCAATTCCTAATCGCGTGTTTTTTGCAACCTTAGAAGATAATCAATTAATTTTATTACATCAGTTTAGAAAAAAATCCCAAAAAACACCGAAAAGAGAAATTGAACAAGCAAAACGTGAATTAGCCGATTGGTTAGAACGCAAGAAAGGATGATCATTATGAAATGGACAGATGTAAAGAAAGACATTAGCAGCATCTCTCAAGAAGATAAAAATCTTATTGAGTTGACTGCTTTATTAGCTAGTCTCCGTAGAGAAAAGAATATAACTCAAAAAGAATTAGCTGAAAAAGTACATGTCTCTCAGGCTCAAATAGCTCGTGTAGAAAACTTTTCTTATGCTCCTTCTCTAAAGACCATTACAAAAATTGCAAATGGTTTAAACTTAGAACTCACATTTATCGACAAAATAACTAAAGAACTGGTGAAAAATTAAATTATATGAGAAATTTTTTTCGTTCTAAAATCAAAAGAAGCTCTCTCAGCAATCAAATAAGGAGTGCTGAGAGAGCTTCTTTTGATACACCATTTTATCTAATTTCATGTATTGATAGAAAAATTACTAGCAGAATTATTGTTAGAGAGACCTTAATCAAACGTTTATATTATATTTTTTATTTTAAAAAATATAATTGTTGTTAACGATTTCATTTTGTGATATCTTTTGTTATCTTAACAAAAAGGGAGGAATTTATTTGAAAAAGATTGTATTAAGTTTGCTTATTGGATCAACCTTAGGGGGAACTATTCTTCAACCAGCTGTTATGGTCTACGCTAGTGAAAACAATCACGAACCTCAGTTAACACAAACATATGATTCAGGTTCAAAAGTTATGAATAAAGAGGCATTAACTATTTACAAAGATTTAATTAAAAATCAACCAGGAACAACAGATCATGCTAGATCTTTTAGTGCAGAAAATACTGGAGATCTTCCAGAAGAATTTAATGATTTTAAACTGTTAGAAAATACTACTCAAGAAAATATAGAAACTATCTATACTGAAGGTAATGAAGAAACTCAAACTATTGTAAATTATAATGTTGATTCTGATACATATAGTTTATTTGAGGCTA belongs to Carnobacterium alterfunditum DSM 5972 and includes:
- a CDS encoding helix-turn-helix transcriptional regulator, with protein sequence MKWTDVKKDISSISQEDKNLIELTALLASLRREKNITQKELAEKVHVSQAQIARVENFSYAPSLKTITKIANGLNLELTFIDKITKELVKN
- a CDS encoding type II toxin-antitoxin system RelE/ParE family toxin, with the translated sequence MKKYEIEFYEDKKGQSQIVNWIKELDSNPTKENKSTLKKLYYQMERLEYDGTFIGEPLVKQIEGKIWELRPIPNRVFFATLEDNQLILLHQFRKKSQKTPKREIEQAKRELADWLERKKG